Proteins from a single region of Styela clava chromosome 1, kaStyClav1.hap1.2, whole genome shotgun sequence:
- the LOC144422741 gene encoding arylamine N-acetyltransferase 1-like has translation MDVEKYFERLNLRNRARQPSLELLKDICMGSVSNIPYENLDMFGGERKIWDLPTIYQNIVEKKRGGFCFELNCLLQWALKLLGYKVELLKGKMYDSKNNLFQTDHLVLMVSWDNEEKYLTDVGWSGSSFVLPLNLKIGIEQAQPNGIYRLSENQDMYIVEKKKQTYLKSEYDQLYFNSKAKEDCVKLDEIRFKDIPWNIMLGVEKTPCTFEDFKHGHDYAQDEDEYLISNPIVVLQNRERRKFFVKNFYYVKKYVDPGTLKLERFQKCSMEEMYDILKREFGYTLNFELSMPFIE, from the exons ATGGATGTGGAAAAGTATTTCGAAAGGCTAAATTTGAGAAACCGAGCACGTCAACCTTCACTAGAGCTATTGAAAGATATATGCATGGGTTCTGTGTCGAACATTCCGTATGAAAACTTGGATATGTTCGGAGGTGAACGAAAAATCTGGGATTTGCcaacaatatatcaaaatattgtaGAAAAGAAACGAGGaggattttgttttgaattgaaTTGCCTTTTACAGTGGGCTTTGAAATTACTTGGATATAAAGTCGAATTGCTTAAGGGAAAAATGTACGATTCAAAAAATAATCTGTTCCAAACTGATCACCTGGTATTGATG GTTTCTTGGGACAATGAAGAAAAATATCTGACAGATGTTGGGTGGAGTGGATCATCATTTGTTCTtccgttgaatttaaaaataggaATTGAACAAGCTCAACCAAATGGAATTTATCGCCTGAGTGAGAATCAAGATATGTATATTGTGGAGAAGAAGAAACAAACATATTTGAAAAGTGAAT ATGATCAGCTTTACTTCAACAGCAAAGCCAAAGAAGATTGCGTAAAACTTGATGAAATTCGATTCAAGGATATTCCGTGGAATATCATGTTGGGTGTGGAAAAAACTCCTTGCACCTTTGAAGATTTCAAACATGGGCACGACTATGCTCAAGATGAAGATGAATACTTGATATCCAATCCAATCGTGGTTCTTCAAAACAGGGAGAGAAGAAAATTTTTCGTGAAAAATTTTTATTACGTAAAGAAATACGTTGACCCCGGAACACTGAAATTAGAAAGATTTCAGAAGTGCTCCATGGAAGAAATGTATGACATTTTAAAGAGAGAATTTGGATATACTTTGAATTTTGAACTCAGTATGCCATTTATTGAATAA